A segment of the Panacibacter ginsenosidivorans genome:
TCGTGTAAAAACCCTGCACCCGGCGGTGTTTGGCGGTATTCTTGGCAGACGCGATGTAGAGCAGGATCTAAAAGAAATGCAGGAATATAAAATACCTGAAATTGATTTGGTAATCGTTGATCTTTATCCGTTCGAAGAAACATTGCGTAATACAACTGAAGAAAAACTGATCATTGAAAAAATAGATATCGGCGGACCGTCTATGATTCGTGCCGCAGCAAAAAATTTCCGTGACCTTGTTGTGATCGCAGCAAAAGATGATTATGCAGGCTTGGTTGAATTGTTGCAAAATCAAAATGGCGCAACTTCCATTGAACAACGTAAATCCTATGCGGCAAAGGCTTTTGACGTAGTGATGAATTATGATATTGCAATCAACAATTATTTCAACGGAACCATTTTAAAACCATTAACGCATAAACAATCGATGCGTTATGGTGAGAACCCTCATCAAAAAGCATCTTTCTTTGGTGATCTTACAGAAGTGTTTACGCAGTTAAATGGTAAAGAACTTTCTTACAATAATCTTGTAGATGTTGATGCAGCCGTTCAGATAATACAAGAATTTACAGATACAACTTTTGCCATTATAAAACACACCAATGTTTGCGGCGTTGCTGCAAGACCAACCGTAAAAGAAAGCTGGGATGCAGCATTAGCAGGCGATCCCGAAAGTGCATTTGGTGGCGTACTTGTTTGTAACGGAACAATTGACAAAGCAACTGCTGAAGCCATCAATGAAATATTCTTTGAAGTATTGATCGCACCGGGATTTGACGGAGATGCATTAGCTATTTTAAAAAGCAAGAAGAACAGAATATTGCTCGAATTAAAAGATCAAAAGTCAAAAGTCAAAACACAGTTCAAGTCGGTTCTTAATGGCACATTGGTGCAAGACAACGATGAAGGCAACTATGCAGAATGGAAAGAAGTTGGTGGCAGAGAAACAACTGCAACTGAGAAAGATAACCTTGCTTTTGCAAACATTGTTTGCAAACATCTTAAGAGCAACGCAATTGCATTGATAAAAGATA
Coding sequences within it:
- the purH gene encoding bifunctional phosphoribosylaminoimidazolecarboxamide formyltransferase/IMP cyclohydrolase; its protein translation is MQKKIQSALISVFYKDGLEPLVKELNRLGVTIYSTGGTQKFIEDLGISCVPVENLTTYPSILGGRVKTLHPAVFGGILGRRDVEQDLKEMQEYKIPEIDLVIVDLYPFEETLRNTTEEKLIIEKIDIGGPSMIRAAAKNFRDLVVIAAKDDYAGLVELLQNQNGATSIEQRKSYAAKAFDVVMNYDIAINNYFNGTILKPLTHKQSMRYGENPHQKASFFGDLTEVFTQLNGKELSYNNLVDVDAAVQIIQEFTDTTFAIIKHTNVCGVAARPTVKESWDAALAGDPESAFGGVLVCNGTIDKATAEAINEIFFEVLIAPGFDGDALAILKSKKNRILLELKDQKSKVKTQFKSVLNGTLVQDNDEGNYAEWKEVGGRETTATEKDNLAFANIVCKHLKSNAIALIKDKQLVGKGCGQTSRVDSLRQSITKAKQFNFDLHGAVLASDAFFPFNDCVQIAHAEGIEAFIQPGGSVRDKDSIEYCVQNNLAMVMTGLRHFKH